Proteins from a genomic interval of Rhodococcus rhodochrous:
- a CDS encoding DUF202 domain-containing protein, which yields MSGDDLRHGDAGLQPERTSLAWLRTASVLGAVVLGFMRFVPGPGAVVATIGLICLVPVLAVLLASRIGHRARVRGLVAGRAPYFWWRNVSVSATVVVLAISSAVLIVTAR from the coding sequence GTGAGCGGGGACGATCTGCGGCACGGCGACGCAGGTCTGCAGCCCGAACGGACGAGTCTGGCGTGGCTGCGCACCGCCTCGGTGCTCGGTGCGGTGGTGCTCGGATTCATGCGGTTCGTGCCCGGCCCGGGTGCCGTGGTCGCGACGATCGGCCTGATCTGCCTCGTGCCCGTGCTCGCGGTGCTGCTCGCCTCCCGGATCGGTCACCGCGCGCGGGTGCGCGGTCTGGTCGCGGGTCGCGCGCCCTATTTCTGGTGGCGCAACGTCTCGGTCTCCGCCACGGTCGTGGTGCTCGCGATCTCGTCGGCCGTACTGATCGTCACTGCCCGCTGA
- a CDS encoding TIGR03084 family metal-binding protein, with protein MSDLRTVLDDLRAEGDDLDALVANLPDGSWALPTPAEGWTIAHQIGHLLWTDRAALTAVRDPDAFVKMVEAAFGDPLGFVDVGAEEQAGRPPAELLADWRDTRRELADALAELPRGTKILWFGPPMSPASMATARLMETWAHGGDVADALGVTRTPTARLKNIAHLGVRTRDFAYVIRDRKPPAEPFRVVLTAPGGDSWEWGPEDAAQSVTGPALDFCLLVTQRIHRDDTALVTDGPDAEEWLGLAQAFAGAPGAGREPGAPAS; from the coding sequence ATGTCCGATCTGCGCACCGTGCTCGACGATCTCCGCGCGGAGGGCGACGATCTCGACGCTCTCGTCGCGAACCTGCCCGATGGGAGTTGGGCACTGCCCACCCCGGCGGAGGGCTGGACCATCGCTCACCAGATCGGTCACCTGCTGTGGACCGACCGGGCGGCGCTCACCGCCGTGCGCGACCCGGACGCCTTCGTGAAGATGGTCGAAGCGGCATTCGGCGACCCGCTGGGATTCGTCGACGTCGGTGCCGAGGAACAGGCGGGGCGGCCGCCCGCGGAGTTGCTCGCCGACTGGCGTGACACCCGACGCGAACTCGCCGACGCGCTCGCCGAGCTCCCGCGCGGTACGAAGATCCTGTGGTTCGGGCCGCCGATGTCCCCGGCGTCGATGGCAACCGCCCGGCTCATGGAGACCTGGGCGCACGGGGGAGACGTCGCAGACGCCCTCGGCGTCACCCGCACGCCCACCGCGCGCCTGAAGAACATCGCGCACCTGGGTGTGCGGACGCGCGACTTCGCGTACGTCATCCGCGACCGGAAGCCTCCGGCCGAGCCGTTCCGTGTGGTGCTCACCGCCCCCGGCGGGGACAGCTGGGAATGGGGTCCGGAGGACGCGGCGCAGTCGGTCACCGGCCCGGCCCTCGACTTCTGCCTGCTCGTCACCCAGCGCATCCACCGCGACGACACCGCCCTCGTCACCGACGGCCCGGACGCGGAGGAATGGCTCGGCCTCGCGCAGGCCTTCGCCGGTGCCCCCGGCGCCGGGCGCGAGCCCGGCGCGCCCGCCTCCTGA
- a CDS encoding Rieske (2Fe-2S) protein, translated as MSSDNLDRTALTRRTLIGGAGVVAAGAALTACGSSGDTGEARSAVPAPTTTAPPGPDAEVVAAVADVPVGGGVMLESKRLVVTQPAEGDFRAFIAICTHQGCNLSGVEGERIICPCHGSRYDLDGAPVEGPAKRPLKTRPVAARGSDLVVG; from the coding sequence ATGAGCAGCGACAATCTCGACCGCACGGCGCTCACACGCCGCACTCTCATCGGCGGCGCCGGTGTGGTGGCGGCCGGCGCGGCCCTCACGGCCTGCGGATCGTCCGGCGACACCGGCGAGGCGCGATCGGCGGTGCCCGCACCGACCACGACGGCGCCTCCCGGACCCGACGCGGAGGTCGTCGCCGCCGTCGCGGACGTGCCGGTCGGCGGGGGCGTCATGCTCGAATCGAAGAGGCTCGTCGTCACTCAGCCCGCAGAGGGCGACTTCCGCGCGTTCATCGCGATCTGCACCCATCAGGGCTGCAATCTCAGCGGTGTCGAGGGTGAGCGCATCATCTGCCCGTGCCACGGCAGCCGGTACGACCTCGACGGCGCCCCGGTCGAAGGACCTGCGAAGCGGCCGCTGAAGACCCGTCCCGTGGCGGCGCGCGGGTCCGATCTCGTCGTGGGCTGA
- a CDS encoding acyl-CoA dehydrogenase family protein codes for MSIIETEEQKELRAAVAALAERYNYVDYVLPKSRAHQPLTELWAEAAKLGFLGVNLPEQYGGGGAGIYELALVQEELSAKGAGLLLVVVSPAICGTIISKYGTDAQKQEWLPGLADGSRIMAFGITEADAGSNSHNITTIARRDGDDWILSGSKVYISGVDQADAVLVVSRTEDAKTGKLRPALFIVPTDAPGFTKTPMEMDILEPDYQFSLFFDDVRLPADALVGEPEAALMQLFAGLNPERIMGAAMAVGMGRYALDAAVRYANERTVWKQPIGAHQGIAHPLAQRKIELELAKLMMQKAAVLYDSGDDFGAAEAANMAKYAAGEAAIASLDQAIQTHGGAGLTREYGLAAMLGAARIARVAPVSREMILNFVAQHSLGLPKSY; via the coding sequence GTGAGCATCATCGAGACCGAAGAACAGAAGGAACTGCGCGCTGCGGTAGCGGCTCTGGCCGAGCGCTACAACTACGTCGACTACGTACTTCCCAAGTCGCGCGCGCACCAGCCGCTCACCGAATTGTGGGCGGAGGCGGCCAAGCTCGGCTTCCTCGGCGTGAACCTTCCGGAGCAATACGGAGGCGGCGGCGCCGGCATCTACGAACTCGCGCTGGTGCAGGAGGAACTCTCCGCGAAGGGCGCCGGGCTGCTGCTCGTCGTGGTCTCGCCGGCCATCTGCGGCACGATCATCTCCAAGTACGGCACCGACGCCCAGAAGCAGGAATGGCTGCCCGGGCTCGCCGACGGCTCCCGCATCATGGCCTTCGGCATCACCGAGGCCGATGCCGGATCCAACTCGCACAACATCACCACGATCGCGCGCCGTGACGGTGACGACTGGATCCTCTCCGGCAGCAAGGTGTACATCTCCGGTGTCGACCAGGCCGACGCCGTGCTCGTCGTCTCCCGCACCGAGGACGCGAAGACCGGCAAGCTCCGTCCGGCCCTGTTCATCGTGCCGACCGACGCTCCGGGCTTCACGAAGACGCCCATGGAGATGGACATCCTCGAGCCGGACTACCAGTTCTCCCTGTTCTTCGACGACGTCCGGCTTCCCGCCGACGCACTCGTCGGTGAGCCGGAGGCCGCGCTCATGCAGCTGTTCGCCGGACTGAACCCCGAGCGGATCATGGGCGCGGCGATGGCGGTGGGTATGGGCCGGTACGCCCTCGACGCCGCGGTGCGCTACGCCAACGAGCGGACCGTCTGGAAACAGCCCATCGGTGCGCACCAGGGCATCGCGCACCCGCTGGCGCAGCGCAAGATCGAGCTCGAACTCGCCAAGCTCATGATGCAGAAGGCCGCCGTCCTCTACGACAGCGGCGACGACTTCGGGGCCGCCGAGGCCGCGAACATGGCCAAGTACGCCGCGGGTGAGGCCGCGATCGCCTCGCTGGACCAGGCGATCCAGACCCACGGCGGTGCCGGTCTCACCCGGGAGTACGGCCTCGCGGCGATGCTCGGCGCCGCGCGCATCGCACGCGTGGCGCCGGTCAGCCGGGAGATGATCCTCAACTTCGTGGCCCAACACTCGCTGGGCCTGCCGAAGTCGTACTAG
- a CDS encoding acyl-CoA dehydrogenase family protein: MSMWTTPERLALRETVTGFVKREILPRLDDWERAGELPRELHVEAAKIGLLGAGFPEEVGGSGGDGADTLTVCEAFHEAGASGGAFASLFTCGIALPHLIAAGDPDQIDRWVRPTLAGELIGSLAITEPGGGSDVGHLTTTAVRDGDHYVVNGAKTYITSGCRADFVVTAVRTGGPGAGGVSLLVIEKGTPGFTVSRKLDKMGWRASDTAELSFADVRVPVTNLVGTENTGFWQIAQGFVSERIALAAQAYSGAQRCLDLTVAWCRDRETFGRPLITRQAVQRTLSEMARRIDVARVYTRHVTERAVAGETDLIAEVCFAKNTAVEAGEWVANQAVQLFGGLGYMAESEVERQYRDMRILGIGGGTTEILTELAAKRLGYGVRPT; the protein is encoded by the coding sequence GTGAGCATGTGGACCACCCCCGAGCGCCTCGCCCTGCGCGAGACCGTCACCGGTTTCGTGAAGCGCGAGATCCTGCCCCGCCTCGACGACTGGGAGCGCGCCGGCGAACTGCCCCGCGAACTGCACGTCGAGGCCGCGAAGATCGGCCTGCTCGGCGCGGGATTCCCCGAGGAGGTCGGTGGCTCCGGCGGTGACGGTGCCGACACGCTCACCGTGTGTGAGGCGTTCCACGAGGCGGGTGCCTCGGGCGGTGCGTTCGCGTCGCTGTTCACGTGCGGCATCGCGCTGCCGCACCTCATCGCGGCCGGTGATCCCGATCAGATCGACCGGTGGGTACGGCCCACTCTCGCAGGCGAACTCATCGGGTCCCTCGCGATCACCGAACCGGGCGGAGGATCGGACGTCGGCCATCTGACCACCACTGCGGTGCGCGACGGCGACCACTACGTCGTCAACGGCGCGAAGACCTACATCACCTCGGGATGCCGCGCCGACTTCGTGGTCACCGCCGTCCGCACCGGAGGTCCCGGCGCCGGGGGAGTCTCGCTGCTCGTGATCGAGAAGGGCACACCGGGTTTCACCGTCTCCCGCAAGCTCGACAAGATGGGCTGGCGCGCGTCGGACACCGCCGAGTTGTCCTTCGCCGACGTCCGCGTACCGGTCACCAACCTCGTCGGCACGGAGAACACCGGATTTTGGCAGATCGCACAGGGTTTCGTCTCCGAGCGGATCGCCCTCGCCGCCCAGGCCTATTCGGGTGCGCAGCGGTGCCTGGACCTGACGGTCGCGTGGTGCCGCGACCGCGAGACCTTCGGCCGGCCACTGATCACCCGCCAGGCCGTGCAGCGCACGCTGTCCGAGATGGCGCGTCGCATCGACGTCGCGCGCGTCTACACCCGCCACGTCACCGAGCGCGCCGTGGCGGGGGAGACCGACCTGATCGCCGAGGTGTGTTTCGCGAAGAACACCGCGGTCGAGGCCGGCGAGTGGGTCGCCAACCAAGCGGTCCAGTTGTTCGGCGGCCTCGGGTACATGGCCGAATCCGAGGTCGAACGGCAGTACCGCGACATGCGCATCCTCGGCATCGGCGGTGGCACCACCGAGATCCTCACCGAACTCGCAGCCAAGCGGCTGGGTTACGGCGTCCGACCCACCTGA
- a CDS encoding TetR/AcrR family transcriptional regulator, translated as MAREPKQDRSRATRRRLLEATIDCLVESGWAATTVSVVAERAGVSRGATQHHFPTREDLITASLEFMFDSRIERVRTEPFDVPEGVGRTEAVVERIVDQCTGNMFKAALQVWTAAAADPALREMLLPLEEKFGRVSHAVAVEQLGADDTDPVVHRTVQATLDLARGLGLADVLTDDSARRREIVRHWAAQLDEVLRESSGRRTQAGPAR; from the coding sequence ATGGCGCGAGAACCGAAGCAGGACCGCAGCCGCGCCACGCGGCGGCGACTGCTCGAGGCGACGATCGACTGCCTCGTCGAATCCGGTTGGGCTGCAACCACAGTGAGTGTGGTCGCCGAGCGGGCAGGAGTGTCGCGCGGGGCCACCCAGCATCACTTCCCGACCCGGGAGGATCTCATCACCGCATCGCTCGAGTTCATGTTCGACAGTCGCATCGAACGGGTCCGCACCGAGCCGTTCGACGTGCCCGAGGGCGTCGGCCGCACGGAGGCGGTGGTCGAGCGCATCGTCGACCAGTGCACCGGCAACATGTTCAAGGCCGCCCTGCAGGTGTGGACGGCCGCGGCGGCCGATCCGGCTCTGCGCGAGATGCTCCTGCCGCTCGAGGAGAAGTTCGGGCGTGTCTCGCACGCCGTGGCCGTCGAGCAGCTCGGTGCCGACGACACCGACCCGGTCGTGCACCGGACGGTGCAGGCGACCCTGGATCTCGCGCGCGGCCTCGGCCTGGCCGACGTGCTGACGGACGACTCGGCCCGCCGGCGGGAGATCGTCCGGCACTGGGCCGCGCAGCTCGACGAGGTGCTCCGGGAGTCCTCGGGTCGTCGCACACAGGCGGGCCCGGCTCGGTAG
- a CDS encoding TetR/AcrR family transcriptional regulator, whose protein sequence is MATIVRREDYFDAALAILATNDHAGLKQARLCSHLEVTTGSFYNYFESWAQFKTEFLQHWLESQTLQLAAAARLEGSMTRRLRLLVEFACSLPHSAESAIRGWSHSDSGVYEVQSKVDDLRYAVVAEAVARYLGSREQAERFARLALYTLVGYQQTVPLQDVSSLRWSLAYLLGTLLPAEEAKGLFPPDSFPPNVGTSGSEVSNPEVSDSEASNTEASA, encoded by the coding sequence GTGGCGACCATCGTCAGGCGCGAGGACTACTTCGACGCCGCGCTGGCCATCCTGGCCACCAACGACCATGCCGGACTCAAGCAGGCACGGTTGTGCAGTCACCTCGAGGTGACGACCGGCTCGTTCTACAACTATTTCGAGAGCTGGGCGCAGTTCAAGACCGAATTCCTCCAGCACTGGCTCGAGAGCCAGACGCTCCAGCTCGCCGCCGCGGCGCGCCTCGAGGGTTCGATGACCCGGCGGCTCCGGTTGCTCGTCGAATTCGCGTGCAGCCTCCCCCACTCCGCCGAGTCCGCGATCCGCGGTTGGTCGCACAGCGACTCCGGCGTCTACGAGGTGCAGAGCAAGGTCGACGACCTGCGGTACGCGGTGGTGGCCGAAGCGGTGGCCCGGTACCTCGGTTCGAGGGAACAGGCCGAGCGGTTCGCGCGACTGGCCCTGTACACGCTCGTGGGCTACCAGCAGACCGTGCCGCTGCAGGACGTGAGCTCGTTGCGGTGGTCCCTCGCTTACCTACTGGGCACCCTGCTTCCGGCGGAGGAAGCCAAGGGCCTCTTCCCGCCGGATTCCTTCCCGCCGAACGTCGGAACCTCCGGGTCCGAGGTATCGAACCCGGAAGTGTCCGACTCGGAAGCATCGAACACCGAAGCGTCGGCCTAG
- a CDS encoding FAD-dependent oxidoreductase, giving the protein MAYVITQTCCNDASCVAVCPVNCIHPSPDEPEFATAEMLHIDPKTCIDCGACADACPVEAILPEDKLDPSQKRFAEINAAWYEDHPAPEGWQPLVPVPAPPRDRGTLRVAIVGAGPAACYAAQELLERSDVEVEMFDRLPTPFGLVRAGVAPDHPGTKAVTESFEWSFRREEFALHLATEIGRDITHAELLEHHHAVIYATGASSDRRLGIAGEDLPGSHAATEFVAWYNGHPDYADRTFDLSGERAVIVGNGNVALDVARILTMDVDELARTDIADHALKALRESNIREVVLLGRRGPAQAAYSNPEFLALGDLTGVDVVVDDADLELDPVSARAVEEDAATALRVRLAREYAGRPVRPGHRRIVFRYLAAPSELLGDDHVTGVRIERTELVDDGGRLTARPTGRFEDSPATLVLRSIGYRGVPLPGVPFDDVRGVVPNTGGRVGAGVYVTGWAKRGPSGVIGTNKGCAKETVAALLADFDSGALAAPRGDRRALNRLLTQRRPDRVDLHGWKTIDAAERQAGRAQGRPRVKITDRETLVELGRRRRRLPLLASLRR; this is encoded by the coding sequence ATGGCCTATGTGATCACCCAGACCTGCTGCAACGACGCGAGCTGCGTCGCGGTCTGCCCCGTGAACTGCATCCACCCCTCGCCGGACGAGCCCGAGTTCGCCACCGCCGAGATGCTGCACATCGATCCGAAGACCTGCATCGACTGCGGCGCCTGCGCCGACGCGTGCCCGGTCGAGGCGATCCTGCCCGAGGACAAGCTCGATCCCTCCCAGAAGCGGTTCGCCGAGATCAACGCGGCCTGGTACGAGGATCACCCGGCGCCGGAGGGGTGGCAGCCCCTCGTGCCCGTCCCGGCGCCTCCGCGCGATCGCGGAACGCTGCGGGTCGCCATCGTCGGCGCCGGCCCCGCGGCCTGCTACGCCGCCCAGGAACTGCTCGAACGGTCCGACGTCGAGGTCGAGATGTTCGACCGGCTCCCGACTCCCTTCGGCCTCGTGCGCGCCGGTGTCGCCCCCGACCATCCGGGGACCAAGGCGGTCACGGAATCGTTCGAATGGTCGTTCCGGCGCGAGGAGTTCGCCCTGCACCTCGCCACCGAGATCGGACGCGACATCACTCACGCCGAACTGCTCGAGCATCACCACGCCGTGATCTATGCGACCGGTGCGTCGTCCGACCGCCGACTCGGGATCGCGGGCGAGGACCTGCCCGGCAGCCACGCCGCCACCGAGTTCGTCGCCTGGTACAACGGCCACCCCGACTACGCCGACCGCACCTTCGATCTGTCCGGCGAACGCGCCGTCATCGTCGGCAACGGCAACGTCGCCCTCGATGTCGCGCGGATCCTCACCATGGACGTCGACGAACTGGCGCGCACCGACATCGCCGACCACGCTTTGAAGGCGCTGCGGGAGAGCAACATCCGCGAGGTCGTCCTGCTCGGCCGACGCGGCCCGGCGCAGGCCGCGTACAGCAATCCGGAGTTCCTCGCACTCGGCGACCTCACCGGGGTCGACGTCGTCGTCGACGACGCCGACCTCGAACTCGATCCGGTGAGCGCCCGGGCCGTGGAGGAGGACGCCGCGACCGCGCTGCGTGTCCGTCTCGCCCGTGAGTACGCCGGACGGCCCGTCCGTCCCGGGCACCGCCGCATCGTCTTCCGGTACCTCGCCGCGCCGAGTGAACTGCTCGGCGACGACCACGTGACCGGCGTGCGGATCGAACGCACCGAACTCGTCGACGACGGTGGCCGCCTCACCGCCCGCCCCACCGGCCGGTTCGAGGACTCACCCGCCACGCTCGTACTCCGGTCGATCGGCTATCGCGGCGTTCCGCTTCCGGGTGTGCCCTTCGACGACGTCCGCGGGGTCGTTCCCAACACCGGCGGTCGTGTGGGCGCCGGCGTCTACGTCACCGGGTGGGCCAAGCGCGGGCCGAGCGGCGTCATCGGCACCAACAAGGGATGCGCGAAGGAGACCGTCGCGGCGCTGCTGGCCGACTTCGACTCCGGTGCACTCGCCGCTCCCCGCGGAGACCGCCGGGCGCTGAACCGGTTGCTCACACAGCGCAGGCCCGATCGAGTGGACCTGCACGGCTGGAAGACCATCGACGCCGCCGAGCGGCAGGCCGGACGAGCCCAGGGCCGGCCCCGCGTCAAGATCACCGATCGCGAGACCCTCGTCGAACTCGGTCGTCGCCGACGCCGTCTTCCGCTGCTCGCCTCGTTGCGCCGCTGA
- a CDS encoding YeiH family protein, with protein MLTVHAPASRPTVVPGLLVAAAGAVVALGTTHLIPGASPLLVAIVLGVVVANVGLPAPVVEVLEPGLGMAAKRLLRVGVALLGVQLAVSDLVGLGWGTAVVAAAVVVAGICGSLAFGRWLGVGWTQRLLIACGFSICGAAAAAAVDGVIDSRKRELVTTVALVVVFGTAMIPLVPLAAGMLGLTPGTAGLWAGAAIHEVAQVVATGTALEATAGGVLAAAVTVKLARVALLAPVVAIVGVIARRRGDGRRDERTPPIVPVFLLGFLACVALRSTGLLDPIVVETTGTVQRALLTVAMFALGAGVRREVLRGVGWRPIALAAAATVWVAAIALIGVSSLGGQ; from the coding sequence ATGCTCACCGTCCACGCGCCCGCATCCCGGCCCACCGTCGTCCCGGGGCTCCTGGTGGCCGCGGCAGGCGCGGTCGTCGCGTTGGGAACGACGCACCTGATCCCCGGGGCGAGTCCGCTGCTCGTCGCGATCGTCCTGGGTGTGGTCGTGGCGAACGTCGGTCTGCCCGCCCCGGTGGTCGAGGTTCTGGAGCCGGGCCTGGGTATGGCGGCGAAGCGTCTCCTCCGAGTGGGCGTCGCCCTGCTCGGCGTGCAACTCGCGGTCTCCGATCTCGTCGGCCTCGGGTGGGGCACAGCGGTCGTCGCGGCGGCCGTCGTCGTCGCGGGCATCTGCGGGTCGCTCGCCTTCGGCCGGTGGCTCGGGGTGGGCTGGACCCAGCGCCTGCTCATCGCGTGCGGTTTCTCGATCTGCGGAGCTGCGGCCGCGGCGGCGGTCGACGGTGTGATCGATTCGCGCAAACGCGAACTCGTCACCACCGTCGCATTGGTGGTCGTCTTCGGCACCGCGATGATCCCGCTCGTTCCGCTCGCCGCGGGCATGCTCGGGCTGACTCCCGGGACCGCCGGTCTGTGGGCGGGTGCGGCGATCCACGAGGTCGCCCAGGTGGTCGCGACCGGCACCGCCCTCGAAGCCACCGCCGGTGGGGTGCTCGCCGCGGCGGTGACGGTCAAGCTCGCGCGGGTGGCACTGCTGGCCCCGGTCGTGGCGATCGTCGGGGTGATCGCCCGACGGCGCGGTGACGGTCGCCGAGACGAGCGCACTCCCCCGATCGTGCCGGTCTTCCTGCTCGGCTTCCTCGCGTGCGTCGCACTGCGCTCGACCGGACTGCTCGATCCGATCGTGGTGGAGACTACGGGGACGGTGCAGCGCGCGTTGCTGACCGTCGCCATGTTCGCCCTGGGCGCCGGGGTGCGCCGGGAAGTCCTCCGCGGCGTCGGATGGCGCCCGATCGCACTCGCGGCAGCGGCGACCGTCTGGGTCGCCGCGATAGCGCTGATCGGCGTGTCGTCACTCGGCGGGCAGTGA
- a CDS encoding EamA family transporter — protein MADDSRTHTVGPVVAVLTAVLSMQFGAAFAATLFDRAGALGTVTLRLLFAAVILCAFTRPRPRTWTPAQWRAVVTLGASLALMNTAFYGALTRLPLAATVTIEFLGPLGLAAILSRRVRDALWVVLALSGVVLLGVGDGAGLSTGLDPLGVAFALVAASGWAWYIVAGSRMATTLPGSAGLAGATTIAAVVVLPFGAATAGTELLRPDLVLAGLAVALLSSAIPYTLEIRALRDLPKKVFAILIALEPAAAALAGALVLGQVVEPLALAGIALVVVAGAGALQHSRA, from the coding sequence ATGGCCGACGATTCCCGCACGCACACCGTCGGGCCTGTCGTCGCGGTCCTCACCGCGGTGCTGTCGATGCAGTTCGGGGCGGCCTTCGCCGCGACGCTGTTCGACCGGGCGGGCGCCCTCGGCACGGTGACCCTGCGCCTGCTGTTCGCGGCCGTGATCCTCTGCGCGTTCACCCGGCCCCGGCCGCGGACGTGGACACCGGCACAGTGGCGGGCGGTGGTGACACTGGGCGCGAGTCTCGCGCTGATGAACACGGCGTTCTACGGGGCGTTGACGCGACTGCCGCTCGCCGCGACCGTCACCATCGAATTCCTCGGCCCTCTCGGGCTGGCCGCGATCCTGTCCCGACGTGTGCGCGACGCTCTGTGGGTGGTGCTCGCGCTGAGCGGGGTGGTCCTGCTCGGCGTCGGCGACGGTGCCGGGTTGTCCACCGGTCTCGATCCGCTCGGAGTCGCCTTCGCGCTGGTCGCCGCATCGGGGTGGGCCTGGTACATCGTCGCCGGCTCACGTATGGCGACGACCCTGCCCGGGTCTGCAGGGCTGGCCGGGGCCACGACGATCGCGGCCGTCGTCGTCCTGCCGTTCGGCGCGGCGACGGCCGGCACCGAACTCCTCCGGCCCGACCTCGTGCTCGCAGGACTCGCCGTGGCGCTGCTGTCGTCGGCGATCCCGTACACCCTCGAGATCCGTGCCCTGCGCGACCTGCCGAAGAAGGTGTTCGCGATCCTCATCGCGCTCGAGCCCGCCGCCGCAGCGCTCGCCGGAGCTCTGGTGCTGGGGCAGGTCGTCGAACCTCTCGCCCTCGCGGGTATCGCACTCGTGGTGGTCGCCGGGGCCGGTGCGTTGCAGCACTCGCGCGCGTGA
- a CDS encoding YidH family protein has translation METSGGWRPKALRDGTDPDPRFTLANERTFLAWVRTALGVIAAAVALETFAGGIVSEGLRTVLACALLGFAAVLTVFALIRWHRVEHAMRTGRALPVPWVAYFLALALGVSGVVLAVAIAR, from the coding sequence GTGGAGACCAGCGGAGGCTGGCGCCCGAAGGCGCTGCGTGACGGTACGGACCCGGACCCTCGTTTCACGCTGGCCAACGAGCGCACCTTCCTGGCGTGGGTGCGGACCGCGCTCGGCGTCATCGCCGCGGCGGTCGCGCTGGAGACCTTCGCGGGCGGCATCGTGTCGGAGGGGCTCCGCACGGTGCTGGCGTGTGCGTTGCTCGGATTCGCCGCCGTGCTCACGGTGTTCGCGCTGATCCGCTGGCACCGCGTCGAGCACGCGATGCGCACCGGACGCGCACTCCCGGTGCCGTGGGTGGCCTACTTCCTCGCCCTGGCCCTGGGGGTCTCGGGGGTCGTGCTCGCCGTCGCGATCGCCCGGTGA
- a CDS encoding LysR family transcriptional regulator → MTNWPDLVALELLVGVDDRGGLGAAARAAGLAQPNATRMLRRLERQLGAVLVRRGRTGSVLTPEGTVVAHWAREVLADAERLLDAAAALRVEQQPELVVAASMTVAEHLIPRWLGAFRTLRDDVQIQLQVHNSMRVCDVVAEGGCDVGFVEGPTVPEGLHSVAVARDRLVVVVPPQHPWARRRRPLTVAELAATPLVVREEGSGTRRTLDLALQEYDRAAPLLELGSGAAVRTSVLGGTGPAVLSTLAVEEYLESGRLVAVAVDGLDLQRVLRAVWRPPRALSGPAGELVRLITRTR, encoded by the coding sequence ATGACCAACTGGCCGGATCTCGTCGCTCTGGAACTGCTCGTCGGGGTCGACGACCGGGGTGGGCTCGGCGCCGCGGCCCGCGCGGCCGGTCTCGCCCAACCCAACGCGACCCGCATGCTGCGCCGGCTCGAACGGCAACTCGGCGCGGTCCTCGTGCGGCGGGGCCGGACGGGTTCGGTGCTCACCCCGGAGGGCACGGTGGTCGCGCACTGGGCGCGGGAGGTCCTGGCCGATGCGGAACGCCTCCTCGACGCCGCTGCAGCACTGCGTGTCGAGCAGCAACCCGAACTGGTGGTCGCGGCGTCGATGACGGTCGCCGAACACCTCATCCCGCGGTGGCTCGGCGCCTTCCGCACGCTCCGCGACGACGTCCAGATCCAGTTGCAGGTCCACAACTCGATGCGGGTGTGTGATGTCGTCGCCGAGGGCGGATGCGACGTCGGGTTCGTCGAGGGGCCGACGGTTCCGGAGGGACTGCACAGTGTCGCGGTGGCACGCGACCGCTTGGTCGTGGTCGTCCCGCCGCAGCATCCCTGGGCGCGGCGGCGGCGCCCGCTCACCGTGGCCGAACTCGCGGCGACACCACTGGTCGTCCGTGAGGAGGGGTCCGGTACCCGCCGCACCCTCGACCTCGCGTTGCAGGAGTACGACCGGGCCGCACCGCTGCTCGAACTCGGGAGCGGAGCCGCGGTCCGCACGAGCGTGCTCGGGGGCACGGGCCCGGCGGTGCTGAGCACCCTCGCGGTGGAGGAGTACCTGGAGTCCGGTCGGCTCGTCGCGGTCGCGGTGGACGGACTCGACCTACAGCGTGTGCTCCGCGCGGTCTGGAGGCCGCCGCGGGCGTTGTCCGGTCCGGCGGGGGAGTTGGTCCGACTGATCACCCGTACCCGCTGA
- a CDS encoding DUF3558 domain-containing protein, producing the protein MPLPRIGRTAAAVATAGLMGLGAAACGNSDDAGQVETSPTASVTDPGPLFDECGAMSDDEVAAAFGLGSFTTVTRNSVGCEWEIYVGGPSVSFSWYRGSPIGRERAGSDLIGRPAADVEIGGRSGFMGSYQNDLGQTTLCEIGVEFGGDFVHWSVSYSNLTPVADACVVARGLATTSVERVQK; encoded by the coding sequence ATGCCTCTCCCGCGCATCGGAAGGACGGCGGCTGCCGTGGCGACGGCCGGTCTCATGGGTCTCGGTGCGGCGGCGTGCGGGAACTCCGACGACGCCGGACAGGTCGAGACCTCGCCGACCGCGTCCGTCACCGACCCCGGCCCGCTGTTCGACGAGTGCGGCGCGATGTCCGACGACGAGGTGGCGGCGGCCTTCGGTCTCGGCAGTTTCACGACGGTGACGCGCAACTCGGTGGGCTGCGAGTGGGAGATCTACGTCGGCGGCCCCAGTGTGAGCTTCTCGTGGTACCGGGGAAGTCCCATCGGTCGCGAACGCGCCGGCTCCGATCTCATCGGCAGGCCCGCCGCCGACGTCGAGATCGGGGGACGGTCCGGCTTCATGGGGTCCTATCAGAACGACCTGGGGCAGACGACGCTGTGCGAGATCGGCGTGGAGTTCGGCGGCGACTTCGTCCACTGGTCGGTCTCGTACTCGAACCTCACGCCCGTCGCCGACGCCTGCGTCGTCGCTCGCGGCCTGGCCACCACGAGTGTGGAAAGGGTGCAGAAGTGA